The following proteins are encoded in a genomic region of Acidobacteriota bacterium:
- a CDS encoding metal ABC transporter permease, with protein MEFLNAVLDFQFLRHALVAGALAGIACGVVGSYVVVRRITYIAGAIAHCVLAGLGVARWLSVARGWPVSPAQGAVVAAVGAALIIGIVSLKAREREDTIIGAVWAIGMAVGILFIAMTPGYHEDLMSYLFGNILLIGGGDLWAMAILDVVILVVALGLYPQLEAVCFDEEFARLRGLNVEIYVLVLLVLTALTVVLLVSVVGIVLVIALLTLPPAIAGQFTTTLRSMMALASVLAVSFTTAGLAVSYSPDLPAGATTIVIAGGAYLGSLLLKRVVTAFRA; from the coding sequence ATGGAATTCCTCAACGCGGTGCTCGATTTTCAGTTCCTCCGCCACGCATTGGTAGCCGGCGCCCTCGCCGGAATTGCCTGTGGTGTCGTGGGATCGTACGTCGTCGTTCGCCGCATCACCTACATCGCCGGCGCCATCGCCCACTGCGTCCTCGCCGGGCTCGGTGTCGCCCGCTGGCTCAGCGTCGCCCGCGGCTGGCCGGTCTCACCGGCCCAGGGAGCGGTGGTGGCGGCGGTTGGGGCCGCACTCATCATCGGGATCGTGAGCCTCAAGGCCCGGGAACGGGAGGACACGATCATCGGCGCCGTGTGGGCTATCGGCATGGCCGTGGGCATTCTTTTCATCGCGATGACGCCGGGTTACCACGAGGACCTCATGTCCTATCTCTTCGGCAACATTCTTCTGATCGGCGGCGGAGATTTGTGGGCCATGGCGATCCTCGACGTCGTCATTCTGGTTGTCGCTCTGGGTCTCTATCCTCAGCTCGAGGCCGTGTGTTTTGACGAGGAGTTCGCCCGCCTGCGAGGCCTCAATGTAGAAATCTACGTCCTCGTACTGCTCGTACTGACCGCCCTGACGGTGGTTCTCCTGGTCAGCGTTGTCGGAATCGTGCTCGTGATCGCCCTCCTCACCCTGCCGCCCGCGATCGCCGGCCAGTTCACGACCACCCTGCGCAGCATGATGGCTCTTGCCTCAGTGCTCGCAGTCTCGTTCACCACGGCCGGCCTCGCCGTGAGCTACTCCCCCGACCTCCCCGCAGGCGCAACGACCATCGTCATCGCCGGTGGCGCTTACCTCGGTTCACTTCTCCTCAAGCGTGTCGTCACCGCATTTCGTGCCTGA
- a CDS encoding DUF4440 domain-containing protein: protein MQTQPIWKSAIMTATLMVVSTAWAPAEAGERCCFNNFRYSGGCMVVTGGDETCGDVLAYLNDFNSVGRYYCDNTMIRGGWSLSDCGNPAMNTQPNVIPEAAQPAPPSTMKPVNPTITEPQTAPAAQAPSLMQVSAPLEVRVASDVGSDSHGAGQTVTGTLEEDLVSGDTVIAPAGSEVLFRIVPTSYWEDGAGDAFEIQATAIKAGDEVIPISAVAVGTSGAELNIPEGSLVSFETRAADQYAAEEKALASFTDMWMKAFNTQDIDSMTALHAEDAVLLPPDAPAVFGRDGIRSAYVDLFAAGFAIELEDLEIKVSGNLGYKAGRYRMTDKTGSLVDRGKYIDIWSKKDGQWLLHRDIWNSSMQKTTDIE from the coding sequence ATGCAAACCCAGCCAATATGGAAGTCCGCGATCATGACCGCGACGCTGATGGTGGTGTCCACTGCGTGGGCACCTGCCGAAGCCGGGGAACGTTGCTGTTTCAACAACTTCAGATACTCGGGCGGGTGCATGGTCGTCACCGGCGGTGACGAAACCTGCGGCGATGTTCTGGCGTATCTCAACGACTTCAACAGCGTGGGCAGGTACTACTGCGACAACACGATGATCCGGGGTGGATGGTCGCTCAGCGACTGCGGAAATCCAGCCATGAATACGCAACCGAACGTCATCCCTGAAGCCGCGCAACCCGCGCCGCCATCCACGATGAAGCCGGTCAATCCTACGATCACCGAACCCCAGACCGCACCGGCGGCACAGGCGCCAAGTCTGATGCAGGTATCGGCGCCGCTCGAGGTCCGGGTCGCCTCGGACGTCGGTTCGGACAGTCACGGCGCGGGTCAGACGGTGACCGGAACGCTCGAGGAAGACCTGGTTTCCGGCGACACCGTTATCGCCCCGGCCGGCAGCGAGGTCCTCTTCCGCATCGTTCCCACGAGCTATTGGGAGGACGGCGCCGGGGACGCGTTCGAGATCCAGGCGACTGCAATCAAAGCCGGTGACGAGGTCATTCCGATCAGCGCGGTCGCCGTCGGCACCTCGGGCGCCGAGCTCAATATTCCCGAAGGTTCACTGGTGAGCTTCGAGACGAGAGCGGCCGACCAATACGCGGCGGAAGAAAAAGCCCTCGCGTCCTTCACCGACATGTGGATGAAGGCATTCAACACGCAGGATATCGATTCGATGACCGCCCTCCACGCTGAGGACGCCGTTTTGTTGCCACCCGATGCGCCGGCGGTTTTCGGCCGCGATGGGATCCGCTCCGCATACGTCGACCTATTTGCGGCAGGCTTCGCCATCGAACTCGAGGACCTCGAGATCAAGGTCAGCGGCAACCTCGGGTACAAGGCCGGCCGCTACCGCATGACCGACAAGACGGGCTCGCTGGTCGACCGTGGAAAGTACATCGACATCTGGTCGAAGAAAGACGGGCAGTGGCTCTTGCACCGCGACATCTGGAACAGCAGCATGCAGAAGACCACCGACATCGAATAG
- a CDS encoding M48 family metalloprotease, with product MMITTNGPATLPRCVGFTLLIIAACTMNPATGSRQLTLLSEAQEIEIGARTHPEVLASFGTYDDPEWQAYVQQLGSTIAATSERPELEWTFTVLDDPVVNAMALPGGYIYVNRGILAHFNSEAELASVLGHEIGHVTARHSVEQISRAQIAQLGVGIAAIASSDFRDLAGLANQSVALLFLKFGRDDENQSDALGLRYMTRAGYDPREMPKVFSTLDRVSTSHGLRATPQWLSTHPDPGNRIENIDALIDRLPSEQRHGTIGREPYLRRLVGMVYADDPRQGYTIGHTYYHPELAFKIEFPEQWRIINQRQAVGALSPGRDAVVVLTLSGEESPQAAYEAFFAQEGVQRGPSDGRGLYSFQSVDSQTQQIRSQGLIGFVSHGGRIYQLMGYTGGDLWVSYADTMQRSLSSFAEVTNRRYLEVTPASIDVVELPQNMTLTEFARRYPSTVEVEELATINAVRADTVLEKGQLVKRIVGGELPTN from the coding sequence ATGATGATCACCACAAACGGGCCCGCGACATTGCCGCGGTGTGTGGGCTTCACCCTGCTCATTATCGCCGCCTGTACCATGAATCCTGCGACCGGGAGTCGTCAGCTCACTCTGCTGTCCGAGGCGCAGGAGATCGAGATCGGAGCTCGTACCCACCCGGAGGTCCTGGCGTCTTTCGGCACCTATGATGATCCCGAGTGGCAGGCTTACGTACAGCAGCTCGGATCGACGATCGCGGCGACCTCGGAACGGCCGGAGCTGGAATGGACCTTCACCGTCCTCGACGACCCGGTGGTCAATGCGATGGCGCTCCCCGGTGGGTACATCTACGTCAACCGGGGCATTCTCGCCCACTTCAATTCAGAGGCCGAGCTGGCGTCGGTGCTCGGCCACGAGATCGGGCATGTCACCGCGCGCCATTCGGTCGAGCAGATCAGCCGGGCTCAAATCGCGCAGCTCGGTGTCGGGATCGCCGCGATCGCAAGCTCCGACTTCCGCGATTTGGCCGGTCTCGCAAATCAGAGCGTCGCTCTCCTCTTCCTGAAGTTCGGTCGCGACGATGAAAATCAGTCGGACGCGCTCGGCCTCCGCTATATGACCCGAGCCGGCTACGATCCGCGCGAGATGCCAAAGGTCTTCTCGACGCTGGATCGGGTATCGACGTCTCATGGCCTGCGGGCAACGCCGCAATGGCTGTCCACTCACCCTGATCCGGGGAACCGGATCGAGAACATTGATGCCCTGATCGACCGGTTGCCTTCTGAGCAGCGACACGGCACGATCGGCCGCGAACCCTACCTTCGACGCCTCGTCGGAATGGTCTACGCCGACGATCCGCGCCAGGGATACACGATCGGCCACACCTACTACCATCCCGAGCTCGCGTTCAAGATCGAGTTCCCCGAACAGTGGCGGATCATCAACCAGCGGCAGGCTGTCGGGGCTCTGAGCCCCGGCCGCGATGCAGTCGTTGTCTTGACCCTCTCCGGAGAGGAATCGCCGCAGGCGGCGTACGAGGCTTTCTTTGCCCAGGAAGGCGTCCAACGCGGTCCGAGCGACGGGCGCGGGCTCTACTCTTTTCAGAGTGTCGACAGCCAGACCCAGCAAATCCGCTCCCAAGGTCTTATCGGCTTCGTCTCGCACGGCGGCAGAATCTACCAGCTGATGGGTTACACGGGCGGCGATCTGTGGGTTAGCTACGCCGACACCATGCAACGGAGCCTATCCAGCTTTGCAGAGGTGACGAATCGTCGCTACCTCGAGGTCACGCCCGCATCGATAGACGTGGTCGAGCTCCCGCAGAACATGACCCTGACCGAGTTTGCCCGGCGCTATCCCTCGACCGTCGAGGTCGAGGAGTTGGCGACCATCAACGCGGTTCGCGCGGACACGGTTTTGGAGAAGGGACAGCTGGTGAAGCGGATCGTCGGGGGAGAGTTGCCAACCAATTGA
- a CDS encoding class I SAM-dependent methyltransferase, with protein sequence MVDDSRNIHDGAEYQRDFSALHPETMFDEPGRLQKARKTVAILLDALRCDGIEAGQTRLLDIGCSTGILTRHYAEYFGQVVGIDIDDGAIEWAIRNRCADNLSYRVGDSMDLPFAQNEFDLVTCTHIYEHVPDAQRMLNEIYRVLRPGGMCYFAAENRLRIWDGHYNLPLVTVFPKPIADLYVRFSGRGQQRYETHRTLEGLRRLVQSFDVTDYTGEVVRDPWRFEATDMVVPGSLTQRAANATLTFAYWAFPTYLWVLRKPRVVESSELRVES encoded by the coding sequence GTGGTAGACGATTCCCGAAACATCCACGATGGAGCGGAGTATCAACGAGATTTCTCCGCGCTTCATCCCGAGACGATGTTCGACGAACCGGGGCGCCTCCAGAAGGCGCGAAAGACGGTTGCGATCCTGCTCGATGCCCTCCGATGTGACGGCATCGAAGCCGGTCAGACTCGCCTTCTCGACATCGGCTGTTCGACCGGCATCCTGACCCGTCACTATGCGGAGTACTTCGGCCAGGTCGTTGGCATCGATATCGACGACGGCGCCATCGAGTGGGCGATCCGGAACCGTTGCGCCGACAACCTCAGCTATCGGGTCGGCGATTCGATGGACCTGCCGTTCGCGCAGAATGAGTTCGATCTCGTGACGTGCACGCATATTTACGAGCACGTGCCCGACGCCCAAAGGATGCTGAATGAGATCTACCGTGTGCTGCGCCCCGGAGGCATGTGTTATTTCGCTGCGGAGAACAGGCTCCGGATCTGGGACGGCCACTACAACCTCCCACTCGTCACGGTGTTTCCGAAACCGATCGCAGATCTCTATGTTCGATTTTCGGGGCGGGGTCAGCAACGTTACGAAACCCACCGCACTCTCGAGGGACTCAGACGTCTTGTGCAGAGCTTCGACGTGACCGACTACACCGGGGAGGTAGTTCGCGATCCGTGGCGATTCGAAGCGACCGACATGGTTGTACCGGGCTCTCTCACGCAAAGGGCGGCCAACGCGACCTTGACGTTCGCGTACTGGGCGTTTCCGACCTATCTGTGGGTTCTGCGGAAACCAAGAGTTGTTGAGAGTTCAGAGTTGAGAGTTGAGAGTTGA
- a CDS encoding YihY family inner membrane protein: MRFAGHMNRLDLRALPKWEQAVIRTVQFVKATWRELQRDKVIIRASGLAYSSLLAAVPLVAVAFALFSAFGAFDDVKQYVQDFLFSQLLPTSHEVILQYLNQSAESASRMGLIGFLFLILASILLLDNIESNFNQIWHVTTRRKLISKLTSYTSVLVFGTLLLGTSITMSARIKAAILSDVPFDPGMLETLGSWLFPLSLSFLAFWLMYRVIPYTRVQIKSAALGALIGSILWELGKHVFANSVGQSVRYSTIFGSLAVIPIFLIWLYITWIIVLLGLEIAFVHQHFAALIRNQAAGDLDGCDRMPTGLQLFLLIAQRFKDGRDPPTSDELSRRFMLATGSVDSHIDRLVTEGLARRVAVGSGEEGIVPARSLGDIRLGDVIAAFLPEGHEIRQRPVELVVDDIVSRFRDAGFEAVGDTDFLELMTRLERPHVDA; encoded by the coding sequence ATGCGATTTGCCGGCCATATGAACCGCCTTGATCTTCGCGCGCTCCCGAAGTGGGAGCAGGCGGTGATCCGGACCGTGCAGTTCGTGAAGGCAACCTGGCGCGAGCTGCAACGCGACAAGGTGATCATCAGGGCCTCGGGGCTGGCCTACTCGTCGCTGCTTGCCGCAGTGCCGTTGGTAGCGGTTGCTTTCGCCCTCTTCTCGGCCTTTGGTGCTTTCGACGACGTCAAGCAGTACGTTCAGGATTTCCTCTTCAGCCAGTTATTGCCGACGAGCCACGAGGTGATTCTCCAATACCTCAACCAGTCTGCCGAAAGCGCGAGCAGGATGGGGTTGATCGGCTTCCTGTTCCTCATTCTGGCCTCGATTCTCCTGCTCGACAATATTGAATCGAACTTCAACCAGATCTGGCACGTCACCACCCGGCGGAAGCTCATCTCGAAGCTCACGTCGTATACCTCGGTGCTGGTCTTCGGCACTCTCCTGCTCGGTACGAGCATCACCATGTCGGCCCGTATCAAGGCGGCGATCCTCAGTGACGTGCCCTTCGACCCGGGGATGCTCGAAACGCTGGGTTCGTGGCTCTTTCCACTCTCTCTCTCGTTCCTCGCGTTCTGGCTGATGTACAGGGTGATTCCATACACCAGGGTCCAGATCAAGAGCGCGGCGCTAGGCGCCCTGATCGGCAGCATCCTCTGGGAGCTGGGGAAGCACGTATTCGCCAACTCTGTCGGGCAGTCGGTCCGTTACTCGACGATCTTCGGGTCGCTGGCCGTGATTCCCATTTTCCTGATCTGGCTCTACATAACCTGGATCATCGTACTTCTGGGACTGGAGATTGCATTCGTCCACCAACACTTCGCGGCCCTGATTCGGAACCAAGCGGCGGGTGATCTTGATGGCTGTGACCGCATGCCGACCGGGCTTCAGCTTTTCTTGTTGATCGCGCAGCGATTCAAAGATGGGAGAGACCCACCGACATCGGACGAACTCTCCCGCCGTTTCATGCTGGCCACGGGGTCTGTGGACAGCCACATAGATCGCCTCGTGACCGAAGGCCTTGCCCGAAGAGTCGCGGTTGGTTCCGGCGAAGAGGGTATCGTGCCTGCCAGGTCGCTCGGCGATATCCGATTGGGAGATGTTATCGCGGCCTTTCTTCCGGAGGGCCACGAGATTCGTCAGCGGCCGGTCGAGCTGGTCGTCGACGACATCGTTTCGCGCTTTCGTGACGCCGGATTCGAGGCGGTCGGGGATACCGATTTCCTCGAGCTCATGACTCGCCTCGAGCGGCCTCACGTCGACGCGTGA